A stretch of the Helicoverpa armigera isolate CAAS_96S chromosome 5, ASM3070526v1, whole genome shotgun sequence genome encodes the following:
- the LOC110379053 gene encoding retinol dehydrogenase 14, whose translation MVPSTVVYVAAVPISVIVALGLLRKWRARKWATCASNTCLRGKTFLITGANSGIGYETAKSIVKRKGRVIFACRDIGKAKEAIALIRKEQPNGGEMIPMQLDLSSFESIENFVEVVKAGFHKIDVLINNAGVVVPLKEDLKTKEGFEIHLGVNHLGHFYLTNLLLDLLKRATPSRIVVLSSTLHERGNIDFDDLNLRQQIEQAKKTGGNARHNPGYCNSKLMNAYFGRALACNLRNTGIDVHLVCPGFCATNLFRHSIKWYHYILMAPILLAFMKTAKQGSETVIFCATDHSIEGKTGKFYRECAEYNSKYNFDKDVETKLWTVSEELVKARKPL comes from the exons ATGGTGCCGTCGACCGTGGTGTATGTAGCGGCGGTTCCAATCTCAGTGATCGTCGCATTGGGCTTGTTACGGAAGTGGAGAGCTAGGAAATGGGCTACCTGTGCCAGCAATACGTGTTTGAGAGGGAAGACCTTCCTAATTACTGGAGCTAACAGTGGTATAGGTTATGAAACTGCTAAATCTATTGTTAAGAGGAAGGGGCGCGTGATATTCGCCTGTAGGGACATCGGTAAAGCCAAGGAGGCTATTGCTCTCATCCGCAAAGAACAACCCAACGGGGGTGAGATG aTCCCCATGCAATTGGACCTCTCATCATTTGAGTCCATAGAGAACTTTGTAGAAGTTGTAAAGGCTGGTTTCCACAAGATAGATGTACTGATAAACAATGCAGGTGTTGTTGTACCATTGAAAGAAGATCTTAAAACTAAGGAGGGATTTGAAATTCATCTTGGTGTTAACCATTTGGGCCATTTCTACCTCACAAACTTACTGTTGGATCTTTTGAAGAGGGCAACACCAAGCAG aaTAGTAGTGCTGTCGTCTACACTGCACGAGCGTGGGAATATCGACTTTGATGACCTGAACTTAAGGCAGCAAATCGAGCAAGCTAAGAAGACTGGTGGGAACGCCCGTCACAATCCTGGGTATTGCAACTCTAAGCTGATGAATGCGTATTTCGGAAGGGCGCTGGCTTGTAATCTGAGGAACACTGGCATCGATGTTCATTTGGTCTGCCCTGGATTCTGCGCTACTAATCTGTTTAG gcatTCAATAAAATGGTACCACTACATCTTAATGGCTCCTATATTGCTAGCTTTCATGAAGACTGCTAAAcaa GGAAGCGAGACAGTAATTTTCTGCGCCACAGACCACAGCATTGAAGGCAAGACAGGCAAGTTCTACCGCGAATGTGCAGAGTACAACTCCAAGTATAACTTCGATAAGGATGTGGAAACCAAGTTGTGGACCGTCAGCGAAGAACTGGTGAAAGCTAGGAAGCCACTATGA